One genomic segment of Ricinus communis isolate WT05 ecotype wild-type chromosome 3, ASM1957865v1, whole genome shotgun sequence includes these proteins:
- the LOC8264821 gene encoding hydroxycinnamoyltransferase, whose product MPRERSSSNQSKAVFKDAVSQVLVPFYPVAGRLGRVDNGRLQINCNNQGVLFIEAETDCAIDDLGDFLRNVELCSSFQKSIIPMVTTFRCGGVSIGTRLHHVLADGIGALHFINTWCDVANGLPISITPQIDRTILCSQDPPNPKFQHVEFHNPLTLNTTASTQNPKFRSNYIEILKITPHQLDTLKANVNPENSTNKHSTYAILTAHIWRCTSKARGLADDHQTTMLNIAVDGRFRLRPPLPDGYFGNAISNATIMALSSELSSETLKDTVERIDREIKRMDDEYLRSAIDYLQVLDDLTPAMLGPNACRSPNLSIVSWMRLPF is encoded by the exons ATGCCGCGGGAGCGGAG TTCATCAAATCAATCTAAAGCAGTATTCAAGGATGCTGTGAGCCAAGTTCTTGTCCCATTTTATCCTGTCGCTGGAAGATTGGGAAGGGTTGACAATGGCAGGCTCCAGATCAACTGTAACAACCAAGGAGTGCTGTTCATAGAGGCTGAGACCGACTGTGCAATCGATGACCTTGGTGACTTCTTGCGTAATGTGGAATTATGCAGCTCATTCCAAAAGTCGATTATTCCAATG GTAACTACTTTCAGATGTGGTGGAGTGTCTATTGGAACTCGACTTCATCATGTATTAGCTGATGGTATTGGAGCTCTCCATTTCATCAACACATGGTGTGATGTAGCAAATGGTCTTCCTATTAGCATAACACCGCAGATTGATCGGACCATCCTTTGCAGCCAAGACCCACCAAACCCAAAATTTCAGCATGTTGAATTTCACAACCCACTTACTCTGAACACTACTGCTTCCacccaaaaccctaaattccgATCCAATTATATAGAAATCCTTAAGATCACTCCTCATCAGCTTGACACGTTGAAGGCTAATGTCAACCCTGAGAATAGCACAAACAAGCACAGTACCTATGCCATCCTGACAGCGCATATATGGCGCTGCACAAGCAAAGCTCGTGGCTTAGCTGATGATCATCAAACAACCATGTTAAACATAGCAGTAGATGGTAGATTTAGATTACGTCCTCCACTTCCAGATGGGTACTTCGGTAATGCAATTTCCAATGCTACAATAATGGCTTTATCAAGTGAACTATCATCAGAGACATTAAAGGACACGGTGGAAAGAATTGACAGAGAGATAAAAAGAATGGATGATGAGTATTTGAGATCGGCCATTGATTACTTGCAAGTGCTGGATGACCTGACGCCTGCAATGCTAGGCCCCAACGCTTGTCGATCCCCGAACCTCAGCATTGTTAGTTGGATGAGGCTACCCTTTTAA
- the LOC8264819 gene encoding transmembrane 9 superfamily member 8 produces MARDTLAAKWICFCALVLVVVPCNSFYLPGVAPADFLMGDELKVKVNKLTSTKTQLPYSYYSLPYCHPERIVDSAENLGEVLRGDRIENSPYVFKMREPQMCKILCRITLDAKTAKEFKEKIDDEYRVNMILDNLPLVFPIQRSDQENSIVYQHGFHVGLRGQYAGSKEQKHFIHNHLAFTVKYHKDAQTDSARIVGFEVKPFSVKHEFEGEWKKENTRLTTCDPHAKRLVTSSETPQEVEDKKDIIFTYDVEFQESDVKWASRWDTYLLMADDQIHWFSIVNSLMIVLFLSGMVAMIMLRTLYRDISKYNQLETQEEAQEETGWKLVHGDVFRPPMNSDLLCVYVGTGVQFFGMILVTMIFAALGFLSPSNRGGLMTAMLLLWVFMGLFAGYSSARLYKMFKGTEWKKITLKTACMFPAIVFAIFFVLNALIWGEKSSGAVPFGTMFALVFLWFGISVPLVFVGSYIGFKKPAIEDPVKTNKIPRQIPEQAWYMNPAFSILIGGILPFGAVFIELFFILTSIWLHQFYYIFGFLFIVFIILLVTCAEITIVLCYFQLCSEDYLWWWRSYLTSGSSALYLFLYAAFYFFTKLEITKPVSGILYFGYMLIVSYAFFVLTGAIGFYACFWFTRLIYSSVKID; encoded by the exons ATGGCGAGAGATACTCTCGCAGCGAAATGGATCTGCTTTTGTGCATTGGTTTTGGTTGTTGTTCCTTGTAATTCCTTTTATCTTCCTGGTGTCGCACCTGCAGATTTCCTCATG GGGGATGAACTGAAGGTGAAAGTAAACAAACTGACTTCTACAAAAACACAACTTCCTTACTCATACTATTCGCTCCCTTACTGTCATCCGGAGCGCATAGTTGATAGTGCAGAAAATCTTGGGGAAGTTCTTCGTGGTGACCGCATAGAAAACTCTCCTTACGTG TTTAAAATGAGAGAACCACAAATGTGCAAGATTTTATGCCGTATTACACTTGATGCAAAAACTGCAAAGGAATTCAAGGAAAAGATAGATGATGAGTATCGGGTCAACAT GATATTGGACAATCTTCCACTAGTTTTCCCCATTCAAAGGTCTGATCAGGAAAATTCCATAGTGTATCAACATGGCTTTCATGTTGGTCTTAGAGGACAGTATGCTGGA AGCAAAGAGCAAAAGCATTTTATTCACAATCATTTAGCATTTACTGTCAAATATCACAAAGATGCTCAGACAGATTCAGCCAGGATTGTTGGATTTGAAGTAAAACCATTCAG TGTTAAGCATGAGTTCGAAGGTGAGTGGAAGAAGGAGAATACCCGCTTAACAACCTGTGATCCACATGCAAAACGTTTGGTTACCAGTTCGGAAACTCCCCAGGAGGTGGAAGATAAAAAGGACATCATCTTTACCTATGATGTTGAGTTCCAG GAGAGTGATGTAAAGTGGGCCTCTCGGTGGGATACTTATCTTCTGATGGCTGATGATCAGATTCACTGGTTTTCAATTGTCAATTCGTTGATGAttgttcttttcctttctgGGATGGTGGCTATGATCATGTTACGGACACTTTATCGGGATATCTCCAAGTACAACCAACTTGAGACCCAAGAAGAAGCCCAAGAAGAGACTGGGTGGAAATTGGTCCATGGTGATGTTTTCAGGCCTCCGATGAATTCTGATTTACTCTGTGTCTATGTTGGAACAGGTGTTCAGTTTTTTGGCATGATTCTTGTCACCATGATATTTGCTGCCCTCGGTTTCCTTTCCCCTTCAAACCGAGGTGGGTTGATGACAGCTATGCTCCTTCTGTGGGTATTTATGGGCCTGTTTGCTGGATACTCTTCAGCTCGTCTTTACAAGATGTTCAAGGGAACAGAATGGAAGAAAATCACCCTCAAAACAGCCTGCATGTTTCCTGCAATAGTGTTTGCCATCTTCTTTGTCTTGAATGCTCTTATATGGGGAGAAAAGTCCTCTGGGGCAGTGCCATTTGGAACCATGTTTGCACTGGTATTTTTGTGGTTTGGTATCTCAGTGCCACTTGTCTTTGTTGGTAGTTACATTGGTTTCAAGAAGCCAGCCATTGAAGATCCAGTGAAAACAAATAAGATACCCAGGCAGATCCCGGAACAGGCCTGGTACATGAACCCAGCTTTCTCTATCCTCATTGGAGGCATTCTTCCATTTGGAGCTGTGTTTATTGAGCTCTTCTTCATTCTTACCTCAATATGGTTACATCAATTCTATTACATATTTGGTTTCCTATTCATCGTCTTCATCATCCTGCTGGTCACTTGTGCCGAGATCACAATCGTACTTTGCTACTTCCAGCTGTGCAGTGAGGACTACCTTTGGTGGTGGAGGTCATACCTGACTTCAGGGTCCTCTGCTCTGTATCTGTTCCTTTATGCTGCTTTTTACTTCTTCACAAAGCTTGAGATCACAAAGCCAGTGTCTGGGATATTGTACTTTGGGTACATGCTGATTGTCTCGTATGCGTTCTTTGTGCTGACTGGTGCAATCGGTTTTTATGCCTGTTTCTGGTTTACCAGGCTCATCTACTCGTCAGTGAAAATTGACTGA
- the LOC8264818 gene encoding uncharacterized protein LOC8264818 isoform X1 — protein sequence MSVSLTVMTFNLYDDQPQDSPNSWETRRDLCISVITSYSPMILCTQQGVKSQLDYLQQGLPGYDQFGISRKGSQDTSDEHCTIFYEKEKVELLEGGTFWLSDAPSVPGSMSWGAAVPCIATWATFQLKGVEPPGFSFQIVNTNMDEFSPRARRRSALLTWQHIASLPPSLPVVYCGGFNTQKESTTGRFLLGRSREHGAVGDMRDVWPNARVRKNGSLIRTYHGFKGDKQGALEFLKLILRALCLCWDRQTQDLHVDWILFRGRSLIPSLCEVVNDNIDGYYPSSHYPIFAEFVLPRSVRPLEPPPTQEDN from the exons ATGAGTGTTTCTTTGACTGTTATGACCTTTAATCTTTATGATGATCAGCCTCAAGATAGCCCAAATTCCTGGGAAACGAGAAGAGATTTGTGTATAAGTGTTATCACCAGTTACTCCCCTATGATTCTTTGTACTCAACAAG GTGTAAAATCACAGCTAGATTATCTTCAGCAGGGCTTGCCAG GTTATGATCAATTTGGAATATCAAGGAAGGGATCTCAAGACACTTCAGATGAGCACTGCACCATTTTCTATGAGAAGGAGAAG GTAGAGCTGCTAGAAGGTGGGACATTTTGGTTATCAGACGCACCTTCTGTTCCAGGTAGCATGTCATGGGGTGCTGCAGTTCCATGTATTGCAACATGGGCG ACATTCCAATTGAAAGGAGTTGAGCCGCCAGGCTTTTCATTTCAGATAGTAAATACAAATATGGATGAATTTAGTCCTCGTGCCCGTAGACGAAGTGCTTTACTCACTTGGCAACACATTGCATCCTTACCTCCAAGCTTGCCAGTTGTGTACTGTGGAGGATTTAACACACAGAAGGAATCAACTACAGGACGTTTTCTTCTCGGGAGATCGAG AGAACATGGTGCAGTGGGAGATATGCGAGATGTGTGGCCCAATGCTCGAGTTAGGAAAAATGGTTCCCTTATTCGCACTTATCATGGTTTCAAAG GTGACAAGCAAGGAGCTCTTGAATTCCTCAAGTTGATACTGAGAGCACTCTGCCTCTGCTGGGACCGCCAAACTCAGGATCTACATGTGGATTGGATTCTTTTTAGAGGTAGATCTCTGATTCCTTCCTTGTGTGAAGTGGTGAATGACAATATCGACGGGTACTATCCTTCCTCGCATTATCCAATATTTGCTGAGTTTGTGCTTCCTCGTTCTGTGAGACCACTTGAACCACCTCCTACGCAAGAAGATAACTGA
- the LOC8264818 gene encoding uncharacterized protein LOC8264818 isoform X2 has translation MSVSLTVMTFNLYDDQPQDSPNSWETRRDLCISVITSYSPMILCTQQGVKSQLDYLQQGLPGYDQFGISRKGSQDTSDEHCTIFYEKEKVELLEGGTFWLSDAPSVPGVEPPGFSFQIVNTNMDEFSPRARRRSALLTWQHIASLPPSLPVVYCGGFNTQKESTTGRFLLGRSREHGAVGDMRDVWPNARVRKNGSLIRTYHGFKGDKQGALEFLKLILRALCLCWDRQTQDLHVDWILFRGRSLIPSLCEVVNDNIDGYYPSSHYPIFAEFVLPRSVRPLEPPPTQEDN, from the exons ATGAGTGTTTCTTTGACTGTTATGACCTTTAATCTTTATGATGATCAGCCTCAAGATAGCCCAAATTCCTGGGAAACGAGAAGAGATTTGTGTATAAGTGTTATCACCAGTTACTCCCCTATGATTCTTTGTACTCAACAAG GTGTAAAATCACAGCTAGATTATCTTCAGCAGGGCTTGCCAG GTTATGATCAATTTGGAATATCAAGGAAGGGATCTCAAGACACTTCAGATGAGCACTGCACCATTTTCTATGAGAAGGAGAAG GTAGAGCTGCTAGAAGGTGGGACATTTTGGTTATCAGACGCACCTTCTGTTCCAG GAGTTGAGCCGCCAGGCTTTTCATTTCAGATAGTAAATACAAATATGGATGAATTTAGTCCTCGTGCCCGTAGACGAAGTGCTTTACTCACTTGGCAACACATTGCATCCTTACCTCCAAGCTTGCCAGTTGTGTACTGTGGAGGATTTAACACACAGAAGGAATCAACTACAGGACGTTTTCTTCTCGGGAGATCGAG AGAACATGGTGCAGTGGGAGATATGCGAGATGTGTGGCCCAATGCTCGAGTTAGGAAAAATGGTTCCCTTATTCGCACTTATCATGGTTTCAAAG GTGACAAGCAAGGAGCTCTTGAATTCCTCAAGTTGATACTGAGAGCACTCTGCCTCTGCTGGGACCGCCAAACTCAGGATCTACATGTGGATTGGATTCTTTTTAGAGGTAGATCTCTGATTCCTTCCTTGTGTGAAGTGGTGAATGACAATATCGACGGGTACTATCCTTCCTCGCATTATCCAATATTTGCTGAGTTTGTGCTTCCTCGTTCTGTGAGACCACTTGAACCACCTCCTACGCAAGAAGATAACTGA
- the LOC8264818 gene encoding uncharacterized protein LOC8264818 isoform X3: MSVSLTVMTFNLYDDQPQDSPNSWETRRDLCISVITSYSPMILCTQQGVKSQLDYLQQGLPGYDQFGISRKGSQDTSDEHCTIFYEKEKVELLEGGTFWLSDAPSVPGFSFQIVNTNMDEFSPRARRRSALLTWQHIASLPPSLPVVYCGGFNTQKESTTGRFLLGRSREHGAVGDMRDVWPNARVRKNGSLIRTYHGFKGDKQGALEFLKLILRALCLCWDRQTQDLHVDWILFRGRSLIPSLCEVVNDNIDGYYPSSHYPIFAEFVLPRSVRPLEPPPTQEDN; this comes from the exons ATGAGTGTTTCTTTGACTGTTATGACCTTTAATCTTTATGATGATCAGCCTCAAGATAGCCCAAATTCCTGGGAAACGAGAAGAGATTTGTGTATAAGTGTTATCACCAGTTACTCCCCTATGATTCTTTGTACTCAACAAG GTGTAAAATCACAGCTAGATTATCTTCAGCAGGGCTTGCCAG GTTATGATCAATTTGGAATATCAAGGAAGGGATCTCAAGACACTTCAGATGAGCACTGCACCATTTTCTATGAGAAGGAGAAG GTAGAGCTGCTAGAAGGTGGGACATTTTGGTTATCAGACGCACCTTCTGTTCCAG GCTTTTCATTTCAGATAGTAAATACAAATATGGATGAATTTAGTCCTCGTGCCCGTAGACGAAGTGCTTTACTCACTTGGCAACACATTGCATCCTTACCTCCAAGCTTGCCAGTTGTGTACTGTGGAGGATTTAACACACAGAAGGAATCAACTACAGGACGTTTTCTTCTCGGGAGATCGAG AGAACATGGTGCAGTGGGAGATATGCGAGATGTGTGGCCCAATGCTCGAGTTAGGAAAAATGGTTCCCTTATTCGCACTTATCATGGTTTCAAAG GTGACAAGCAAGGAGCTCTTGAATTCCTCAAGTTGATACTGAGAGCACTCTGCCTCTGCTGGGACCGCCAAACTCAGGATCTACATGTGGATTGGATTCTTTTTAGAGGTAGATCTCTGATTCCTTCCTTGTGTGAAGTGGTGAATGACAATATCGACGGGTACTATCCTTCCTCGCATTATCCAATATTTGCTGAGTTTGTGCTTCCTCGTTCTGTGAGACCACTTGAACCACCTCCTACGCAAGAAGATAACTGA
- the LOC8264817 gene encoding leucine aminopeptidase 1 isoform X1, giving the protein MAARVVSLAASISSFAVPFSSTSSSLFLTRLRSPSVLRFSFAVAPLSYRSRGGGGGKLMAHSLARATLGLTQPANVDVPKISFSAKEIDVVEWKGDILAVGVTEKDMTKDKSTKFDNSLLKKLDTHLGGLLSEASSEEDFTGKAGQSMVLRLPGLGSKRIGLIGLGQSASTTFAFRNFGETIAATAKAAQASNVAIVLASAESISNELKLNTASAIASGTVLGTYEDARFKSESKKPVLKSVDILGFGTGPDLAKKLKYAEDVSSAVIFGKELVNSPANVLTPAVLAEEASKIASTYSDVLSANILSAEQCKELKMGSYLGVAAASANPPHFIHLHYKPPGGTVKAKLALVGKGLTFDSGGYNIKTGPGCSIELMKFDMGGSAAVLGAAKAIGQVKPPGVEVHFIVAACENMISGTGMRPGDIVTASNGKTIEVNNTDAEGRLTLADALVYACNQGVDKIVDLATLTGACVVALGPSIAGVFTPSDDLANEVFTAAEASGEKLWRMPLEESYWENMKSGVADMVNTGGRQGGAITAALFLKQFINEKVQWMHIDMAGPVWNEKKRTATGFGISTLVEWILHNSS; this is encoded by the exons ATGGCCGCCAGAGTAGTATCCTTAGCTGCTTCGATTTCTTCATTTGCTGTTCCATTttcttctacttcttcttcGTTGTTTTTGACGAGGTTAAGGTCTCCTTCAGttcttagattttcttttgcagtTGCTCCTTTGTCTTATCGTAGTAGAGGAGGAGGAGGGGGGAAGCTCATGGCTCACTCTTTAGCTCGTGCCACTCTTGGCCTTACACAGCCTGCTAATGTTGATGTCCCAAAG ATCTCCTTTTCTGCAAAAGAGATTGATGTGGTAGAATGGAAAGGAGATATACTTGCAGTTGGTGTTACCGAGAAAGATATGACTAAGGATAAGAGCACAAAGTTTGACAACTCACTTTTAAAGAAGCTAGATACCCACTTGGGTGGTCTCTTAAGTGAAGCCTCTTCTGAGGAGGATTTCACAGGAAAAGCTGGTCAATCTATGGTTCTTAGGCTTCCAGGTCTTGGTTCTAAAAGGATTGGCTTGATTGGGCTTGGACAGTCTGCCTCAACCACCTTTGCTTTTCGCAATTTTGGTGAGACCATTGCTGCTACTGCAAAGGCTGCTCAAGCTAGTAATGTGGCTATAGTTCTTGCCTCAGCAGAAAGTATCTCAAATGAGTTAAAGCTTAATACTGCTTCAGCAATAGCATCCG GTACAGTGCTGGGGACATATGAAGATGCTAGGTTTAAGTCAGAATCAAAGAAACCGGTGTTGAAATCTGTAGATATTCTTGGGTTTGGAACTGGACCTGATTTGGCAAAGAAGCTCAAATATGCTGAAGATGTCTCCTCTGCTGTAATTTTTGGAAAAGAGCTAGTGAATTCCCCAGCCAATGTACTCACACCTG CTGTACTGGCAGAAGAAGCTTCAAAGATTGCTTCCACATACAGCGATGTTCTTTCTGCTAATATCTTGAGTGCAGAGCAATGCAAGGAGTTGAAGATGGGTTCCTATTTGGGAGTTGCAGCAGCATCTGCAAATCCCCCTCACTTCATCCACTTGCATTATAAGCCTCCCGGTGGAACTGTTAAAGCCAAATTGGCTTTAGTTGGAAAAGGATTAACTTTTGACAG TGGTGGCTACAACATCAAGACAGGACCTGGTTGTTCAATTGAGCTCATGAAATTTGATATGGGAGGTTCAGCAGCTGTTCTAGGTGCAGCAAAAGCTATTGGTCAAGTTAAACCTCCTGGAGTAGAG GTTCATTTCATTGTTGCGGCTTGTGAGAATATGATTAGTGGAACAGGTATGAGGCCTGGAGACATAGTGACAGCCTCAAATGGAAAGACTATTGAG GTTAATAATACTGATGCGGAAGGCAGGCTTACTCTTGCAGATGCTTTAGTTTATGCTTGTAACCAGGGTGTAGATAAG ATAGTTGACCTGGCAACATTGACTGGTGCCTGTGTAGTTGCTCTTGGTCCTTCAATTGCCG GTGTCTTCACCCCCAGTGATGACTTGGCTAATGAGGTTTTCACAGCAGCAGAGGCCAGTGGAGAGAAACTATGGAGGATGCCATTAGAGGAAAGCTACTGGGAGAACATGAAGTCAGGAGTGGCTGATATGGTTAACACTGGTGGTCGTCAAGGGGGTGCTATTACTGCAGCTCTCTTCTTGAAACAG TTCATTAATGAGAAGGTTCAATGGATGCACATAGACATGGCCGGCCCTGTGTGGAATGAGAAGAAGCGCACTGCAACTGGATTTGGTATTTCAACTCTTGTAGAGTGGATCTTGCATAACTCTTCTTAA
- the LOC8264817 gene encoding leucine aminopeptidase 2, chloroplastic isoform X2 — MAARVVSLAASISSFAVPFSSTSSSLFLTRLRSPSVLRFSFAVAPLSYRSRGGGGGKLMAHSLARATLGLTQPANVDVPKISFSAKEIDVVEWKGDILAVGVTEKDMTKDKSTKFDNSLLKKLDTHLGGLLSEASSEEDFTGKAGQSMVLRLPGLGSKRIGLIGLGQSASTTFAFRNFGETIAATAKAAQASNVAIVLASAESISNELKLNTASAIASGTVLGTYEDARFKSESKKPVLKSVDILGFGTGPDLAKKLKYAEDVSSAVIFGKELVNSPANVLTPAVLAEEASKIASTYSDVLSANILSAEQCKELKMGSYLGVAAASANPPHFIHLHYKPPGGTVKAKLALVGKGLTFDSGGYNIKTGPGCSIELMKFDMGGSAAVLGAAKAIGQVKPPGVEVHFIVAACENMISGTGMRPGDIVTASNGKTIEVNNTDAEGRLTLADALVYACNQGVDKIVDLATLTGACVVALGPSIAGVFTPSDDLANSRIHRIVNLYRD, encoded by the exons ATGGCCGCCAGAGTAGTATCCTTAGCTGCTTCGATTTCTTCATTTGCTGTTCCATTttcttctacttcttcttcGTTGTTTTTGACGAGGTTAAGGTCTCCTTCAGttcttagattttcttttgcagtTGCTCCTTTGTCTTATCGTAGTAGAGGAGGAGGAGGGGGGAAGCTCATGGCTCACTCTTTAGCTCGTGCCACTCTTGGCCTTACACAGCCTGCTAATGTTGATGTCCCAAAG ATCTCCTTTTCTGCAAAAGAGATTGATGTGGTAGAATGGAAAGGAGATATACTTGCAGTTGGTGTTACCGAGAAAGATATGACTAAGGATAAGAGCACAAAGTTTGACAACTCACTTTTAAAGAAGCTAGATACCCACTTGGGTGGTCTCTTAAGTGAAGCCTCTTCTGAGGAGGATTTCACAGGAAAAGCTGGTCAATCTATGGTTCTTAGGCTTCCAGGTCTTGGTTCTAAAAGGATTGGCTTGATTGGGCTTGGACAGTCTGCCTCAACCACCTTTGCTTTTCGCAATTTTGGTGAGACCATTGCTGCTACTGCAAAGGCTGCTCAAGCTAGTAATGTGGCTATAGTTCTTGCCTCAGCAGAAAGTATCTCAAATGAGTTAAAGCTTAATACTGCTTCAGCAATAGCATCCG GTACAGTGCTGGGGACATATGAAGATGCTAGGTTTAAGTCAGAATCAAAGAAACCGGTGTTGAAATCTGTAGATATTCTTGGGTTTGGAACTGGACCTGATTTGGCAAAGAAGCTCAAATATGCTGAAGATGTCTCCTCTGCTGTAATTTTTGGAAAAGAGCTAGTGAATTCCCCAGCCAATGTACTCACACCTG CTGTACTGGCAGAAGAAGCTTCAAAGATTGCTTCCACATACAGCGATGTTCTTTCTGCTAATATCTTGAGTGCAGAGCAATGCAAGGAGTTGAAGATGGGTTCCTATTTGGGAGTTGCAGCAGCATCTGCAAATCCCCCTCACTTCATCCACTTGCATTATAAGCCTCCCGGTGGAACTGTTAAAGCCAAATTGGCTTTAGTTGGAAAAGGATTAACTTTTGACAG TGGTGGCTACAACATCAAGACAGGACCTGGTTGTTCAATTGAGCTCATGAAATTTGATATGGGAGGTTCAGCAGCTGTTCTAGGTGCAGCAAAAGCTATTGGTCAAGTTAAACCTCCTGGAGTAGAG GTTCATTTCATTGTTGCGGCTTGTGAGAATATGATTAGTGGAACAGGTATGAGGCCTGGAGACATAGTGACAGCCTCAAATGGAAAGACTATTGAG GTTAATAATACTGATGCGGAAGGCAGGCTTACTCTTGCAGATGCTTTAGTTTATGCTTGTAACCAGGGTGTAGATAAG ATAGTTGACCTGGCAACATTGACTGGTGCCTGTGTAGTTGCTCTTGGTCCTTCAATTGCCG GTGTCTTCACCCCCAGTGATGACTTGGCTAATTCTAGAATTCATAGAATTGTAAATTTGTACAGagattga
- the LOC8264816 gene encoding 26S proteasome non-ATPase regulatory subunit 9 isoform X1, producing MVAANLKSETMKLMDKRTAVEAEMNTIIDHLCQPGGPGLSGNLLDFEGFPRQDIDIPSIRAERQRLAVLRNDHKEITEKINENIQVLHSARLASRSPSVKDSGNSASNNQNSSVDGVVASASSHNVLLKDASNSMDLDAIVSIPFAVVDEIADGSPTAEDGLQLGDQIIKFGSVEYQVGINLLQRLATEAQANQGCATPVIVLRQGAPINLTVTPRTWQDRSLLGCSFRIL from the exons atggtagCAGCAAATCTAAAATCAGAGACAATGAAGCTAATGGACAAAAGAACCGCCGTTGAAGCTGAAATGAACACTATCATCGATCACCTTTGCCAGCCTGGCGGTCCCGGTCTCTCCGGCAATCTCCTCGACTTtgag gGATTTCCCCGTCAAGACAttgacattccatctataagAGCTGAACGGCAACGTCTTGCTG TGCTGAGAAATGACCACAAGGAGATAactgagaaaataaatgaaaatatacaagttttgcATTCAGCAAGGCTTGCTTCTAGATCTCCATCTGTTAAAGATTCAG GTAATAGTGCTTCAAACAATCAAAACTCATCAGTTGATGGTGTTGTTGCTTCTGCATCTTCACACAATGTTCTTCTGAAAGATGCTTCCAATTCCATGGATCTGGACGCCATTGTCAGCATACCCTTCGCAGTGGTTGATGAAATAGCCGATGGATCACCAACAGCAGAGGATGGTTTACAACTTGGAGATCAGATTATCAAATTTGGCAGTGTGGAATATCAGGTTGGTATTAATCTTCTGCAAAGGCTTGCTACTGAGGCTCAGGCAAATCAAGGTTGTGCAACACCTGTGATAGTTTTGAGGCAAGGTGCTCCAATCAATTTAACAGTGACTCCTAGGACATGGCAAGATAGGAGCCTCCTGGG TTGCAGTTTCCGGATTTTGTAA
- the LOC8264816 gene encoding 26S proteasome non-ATPase regulatory subunit 9 isoform X2 has translation MVAANLKSETMKLMDKRTAVEAEMNTIIDHLCQPGGPGLSGNLLDFEGFPRQDIDIPSIRAERQRLAVLRNDHKEITEKINENIQVLHSARLASRSPSVKDSDASNSMDLDAIVSIPFAVVDEIADGSPTAEDGLQLGDQIIKFGSVEYQVGINLLQRLATEAQANQGCATPVIVLRQGAPINLTVTPRTWQDRSLLGCSFRIL, from the exons atggtagCAGCAAATCTAAAATCAGAGACAATGAAGCTAATGGACAAAAGAACCGCCGTTGAAGCTGAAATGAACACTATCATCGATCACCTTTGCCAGCCTGGCGGTCCCGGTCTCTCCGGCAATCTCCTCGACTTtgag gGATTTCCCCGTCAAGACAttgacattccatctataagAGCTGAACGGCAACGTCTTGCTG TGCTGAGAAATGACCACAAGGAGATAactgagaaaataaatgaaaatatacaagttttgcATTCAGCAAGGCTTGCTTCTAGATCTCCATCTGTTAAAGATTCAG ATGCTTCCAATTCCATGGATCTGGACGCCATTGTCAGCATACCCTTCGCAGTGGTTGATGAAATAGCCGATGGATCACCAACAGCAGAGGATGGTTTACAACTTGGAGATCAGATTATCAAATTTGGCAGTGTGGAATATCAGGTTGGTATTAATCTTCTGCAAAGGCTTGCTACTGAGGCTCAGGCAAATCAAGGTTGTGCAACACCTGTGATAGTTTTGAGGCAAGGTGCTCCAATCAATTTAACAGTGACTCCTAGGACATGGCAAGATAGGAGCCTCCTGGG TTGCAGTTTCCGGATTTTGTAA